The Flavobacteriales bacterium genome contains the following window.
AGCATGGCGGCGAACAAAGAGCTGAGGATAACCTTTGTTCCCGTTTCACCGACATGGAGCGCCATCGTGCGAAATCCCTGAGCTGAATCGCCCGCAACATCCTGAAGGTCTTTGATGATCTCCCGAATGAGGTTGATCAGAAAGGCGAAGAAGGCGTATCCGGAGATGATGAGGAACAGGCTTCGCTGGTTGGCCGAGTATTGTTCGTTGAGAGCCGGAATCATAGTAAACAAAGGAACGGCGATCACCGATAGCCCAATACAGAAGGACACAACAATGTTACCAACGAGAAATTGTCGCTTGAGATGGGAACTGTAATACCACAGGATAAACGCATAAAAAAGGTGGATTCCTACAAGGTAGTACTGCCCGACATTGTATGACGTAAAGACACCGAGTGCTAATCCGACCGCAGTAAGGGTCAAATGCCAAATTATTGCGGCCCTTCGTTTGATCACCTTACCGACGATGACATCACCTTTGTTGATCTCATCGGCTTTGATGTCCATGTAGTCGTTGATCACGTAGCCTGCGGCCGCGAGCAATACAATGGAAAGCACCAACAGTGAGAATAACGAAGGCTTCAGGGCTACGGGAATACCGTAGGATAGAATAAGAGAATAGTACACCAAGAATTGGGTGCCGCCAATGATCAACAAGTTCTTAACCCGGATCAGACGTAGGAACGACCATATCACCTTACCACTCGAAGCCATCGCCGTTCATCCATTTGCCTTGTACCTTCATGACCTGTTGCAGAATATCGCGCGCACATCCTTGTCCGCCCGCTATCGGCGAAACGTAGTCGCAAAACCTCTGAATCTCGGGTGCCGCATCGGCTGGGCAGGTGGCCAGCCCGCAAAGACTCATGACCTCGTAATCGGGAATATCGTCACCCATGTACAAGATCTCATGGGGTTGGAGTCCGTAGATGGCTTTGAGGTCTTCAAATGCATCAATTTTGTGTCGCTGCCCGAGGTATATATCCGTAAGTCCCAATCCTTTCAATCGAACGCGCACTCCCTCGTTATTGCCGCCCGAAATAATGGCAACGCGATAACCCTTCTTAACGGCCAGCTGCAAGGCATAGCCGTCCTTGATGTTCATATTGCGGTATTGCTCTCCCTGGGCGGTCACGATCACCTTTCCGTCCGTGAGGACGCCATCGACATCGAAAATGAACGTCGAGATCTTTTTCAGGTGCTCTTTGTAGTTCTTCACGCTTTGTTTTGCTGGATGTTTTCGCTGATCAATTTATAAAGATCGGCCCAATCTTGTCGCTTGAGCAAAGTTACGTGTTTGTCAATTGTGGGTTGATCACCTCTCAAGGCCGGTCCTGTTTGTGCTGCGGCCGGACCTTTCTCCAAGGCTTTTTCCGTCGTTTCAACGATGAGCGGATGTAGCAGGTCGAATCTCATATCGCGCGACTTCATGAGTTTTTCGGCGATGGTATACATGTGGTTCGAGAAATTGCAGGCGAAAACGGCCGACAGGTGCAAGTATTGACGCTGCTGGCTATCGATTCGCTCCACGCGATTGCTGATCCTTGTCGCTGCTCCTACAAGGGACTCTTCGGTCTCGGGGTCAACGCCTTCTACCAACATGGGGATATCCTGAAAATGTACCGCCTTGCGGCGCGAAAGGGTTTGCAAGGGGTAAAATACACCTCTTTTGGGGTGTTTGACTAGCGTTTCAAGGTCCACCGATCCAGAGGTATGGGTCACTAATCCGCTAACACCGTTGAGATGTTCGGATACTTCCTCAATAGCACTATCGGACACGGCAATTATGTACCAATCGGCGTCCTTAGGAATTTCATCATAATTCAAATACAGCTCTGCATCGAGTGCTTCGGCCAGCTCTTTGCCGTTGTCAGCGGTTCTATTGTACAAACCTATGAGATCAAATTCCGCTGCCTGCAAAGCACGGCCCAAGTGGTAAGCCAAACGACCTGCACCAATAAGGATCACGCGTTCCATTATGCCTTTTTAATTCGTTGACGAATGGCCATAAAGGTACCCATGGCAATGAGAATACTGCCCAACCAGAGCAGGTTGATCCAAGGGAAGATAACGGCTTTCATAACGATGAACTCCTTCTCGTCGCGCACGTCAGTAAAGGCTTTGATCTTCACTTTGTTGTTCTCGGGATTTACATCTTCAAAACGGAATTTCAGACCGAAGTATTCTATTACAGCTTCTTCGAGTTGTACTTGATTCCCGGATACAACATATGCCGGTCGCGCGAAACGCTTAACCCCTTGTACATTTACCACTGTCATATAGGCTACCAAAGCGATATTCATGGGTTGGCCATCTTCGAATTGTACCCTATTCGGGTCGAGAGCCAAACTATCTAATATTACGAAATGACGGTTGTAAATGGCCGAGTCGCCCAAGGACATTTCGATATCGGCTTCGCGACTGTAGCCGGTGGCGATTTTTTCGGCCCGCACTTCCTCAGGCTCGGCATAGGTGATGTGGGTGTAAATGTCCTTGGCAAAAAAGTGCTTTGTGCTCGGTTCTGCCACATTGCCCATTCGTTCATTAAGCTGAATAAAAGGTTCGAGCGTAAAGGCCTTTTCTAATGAACCTTTGCCGTCACTTTCATAGTAATCGATCTCAAAAATGCGATTGAATTCTTCTTTGCGTTCGCCATTCCAAACGACGTAGTACTTGCCCATTTGCATGGTATCGCCCAATTCCATCAAGATGTTTTCGCTTGCGGGAAAATCCTTGGCGATATAAGTGGGGTTCTCAGAAATGACTTCTTTTTGAGCGTTCGATACCAATGCTCCAAGCATCACTAACCCGAATCCCATATGAGCTAAGGACGCCCCTGCGAAATCCCATTTCCCTTTGACGAGACGAGTCCAATAATCAAAGTTTGCTACGACCGCAAAGACCGAAGTGAAAAGCATGGCGGTATACAAGGCATTGTTGAACCCCCAGGCCAGGGCTAAAACCACGGTTAAAATCAGCGATGCTCCCAAGCTAAGTCCAATGCTCTTGAGGAACTTGGGAAATTCGGTTTTCTTGTATTTCAAGAACTGGGTAAAGGCGACCAATGCGGTGATAAGAAGTGCGAATGGGAGTTGCCAGCTGTTGTAGTGTTCAATGACATCGATAGGAGGTGCTAATGCCGTTCGCTCACTGAACCCTAATCCAACGAGCACGGGATTTACCAAAAGCTCGGTGAGTTTATTGATCACGGGTATCGAAGTACTGAAGGTGATCTGAAAACTCGATATGGTCAAGGTCAAAGCTCCGATGAACATCCAGAATTCACGAGACCATAAACGGTCGTCGGTAGTAGCTTTTGGCAGGCTGCGCCAGTGATAGGCCAAAGTTCCAAAAGCAAGGAGAATGTAAAAGAAAAGGTACAGCAAAAGCTGGCCGTTGAGTCCGAGGTCAACAAAAGCGTGTACCGAACTATCTCCCAGGACGCCACTTCGGGTGAGAAAAGTAGAGTAGAGGATCAGAAGAAAGGTGATGAAGGTCAACACAAATGTCGACATCAGGTTTCCTCCTTTATTCTTCTGTATGAGCATTAGGTGCGCTGCACCAACCAAGGTCAGCCAAGGAACCAAGATGGCGTTCTCAACTGGATCCCAAGCCCAGAAGCCTCCAAAGCTCAAGGCTTCATAGGCCCAGGCACCTCCCATGAGGATTCCCAACCCGAGGATCATCACGGCAAAATAGGTCCAGGGAAGTGCTGGTTTTAGCCATTCGTCGTAAGCACGACGCCATAGTCCGGCCAATGCAAAAGCAAATGGAGGCAGAACGGCGGCAAAACCTAAAAACAAAGTAGGAGGGTGGATGACCATCCAATAGTTTTGAAGTAGTGGATTCAGTCCCGTACCATTTTGAAATTGAGGTGCCTGTAAGTAGTTCGGATTTTGTAGGAAAGGCAGGTTGGCATACTCGGGAAGGTCTCGGATAAGAACGAAGGGCGAAGAGCCGATCTTTGCTCCAAAGAGGTAGCTTCCGAGGAGCATACTGGTCAAGAACACTTGAACACTACCGTAAATGGTCATGGACGTGGCCTCCCATTTTCCAATACGGTGCATGAACAGCAGTCCAAGGATCACCTGAAAGATTATCCACAGTAAGAAACTTCCTTCTTGGCCCTCCCACATACAAGATATCAAGTAGTAAAAAGGGAGTTCTTTGGAACTGTGTTGCCATACGTACTGGTACTCGAAGTAATGTCCGAATATCATGATGTACAAGCTGATCACGACCCCAAGGACGCCTAGTGCATGAAGGTAGAAGCTCCCACGGGCAAGACGTTTCCACTCGGGGGAGTCACTGCGGTGGTGGAAGTAATAGGATATCGTTGAAACCAGTGCCGCAACGAAAGACAATACTGCGGCGAAGTGTCCGACGGCTCCTATGGCGGTATGCTCATTCAGGTACTCCATTATTCGTACGTATTCTCGACGCCGTTAGTCTCGTTGTACTTAGAAGGACATTTCATCAGGATTTGCTCGGCTACGAATGCTGAATCCGTGGCAAAGCCTTTCATGGTGATTTCTTCTGATTTTTCGAAATCCTGAGGTTTGGGCTGGAAATAGATCACTTTTCGTTCGTTTCCTTCCTTATCGATGGCGGTGAAAGTAAATTGGTTTCGCTCCGGTGCGTAGGTCATGGACTCTTCCTTATCGAGGTAACCGATTACGGTGAATTGCTTACCTGCATTTTTTTCAGCCAATGGGAACGAAACATAGGTGCTCGCATCGGTAAAAGTGCTGAGAATTGCGGCGATACCAACAGCGATCAAAACGATAATTGCGATATGTGTCTTCTTCATTCTTCCATTTTCTTTTCGAGCCGACTCACTTTACGGTCTACGGTGATCAGGTAAACAAACAGGCCGATGAAAATGATTACGATAACGCCGACCACGACATATATTTTACCGTTTTCGCGGAACGTGTCGGCCATCTCCACATTATTCGGATTTTGGGCCATCGTGCCGTAGGCACTAAGTAATAGGAGAAGGAGTAGCTTTTTCATTTATTGAGTTCTTTCCAAGCGAGCTTGCGTTCCATGCGTCGGATGCGAAGCCGAATGCTTACGATCCAGTAACCGACCAAGACCCATCCGATAACGGCGGGGTAGAATACTTTTCGCATTTCACTGTTGAGATCGTATTGGCTAAAGGCCGGATTGCCGCCATTTCCGGGATGGAGGCTATCAGTTAGGCGGGGTAAGATTCCTATGAAAACGATCATGAAGATAAAGGCGAAAATATTGTAAACGGCGCTAAGTCGAGCACGTTTGCGTTCATCGTCGAAACTTTGTCGGAGAATGAAGTAGGCGAAATAAATAAGCATGGCAATGGCTGCTCCGTTGAGTTTGGGGTCGTTTACCCAAAAGGCACCCCAAGTGAAACGCGCCCAGAGCATGCCGGTAACTAATCCGAGGGCACCCAGTACCAAACCTGAGATCGCCGATTCAACCGCCCAATCGTCATGGGACAAGTCGTTGCTTCGGAGGAATCTGATGCTGTATATCAACGAAAGCAAGTACAGAAGGATCATGCTGAACCACATGGTCACGTGGAAGTATAAATTGCGAATGGTTTCGTTAAGGATGGGAAGGCGAGGTACTTCGCCCAGTAATCCGGCAATCAGCACGTAAATTACCAGGATCATGCTCGCGATTTTCCACCAATTCCACTTCATCTAAGTCCTTCGTTTTAGTCGCGCCAAAGGTAGGGAAATAACAGGTATGAGAGGAGTAAAGTGACCCCGTTGAGCAATCCGATGACGATGATCGACCGCCACCAAAGCTCATACGTAAGCCCCAGAATGGCCGCATTGCTTAATTGTAGCGTTACGAGAAAGAGAGGCAGGAGAATTGGCAGTGACAGAATGGCGAGTAACGCTGTGTTTTGCCGGGTGCGAGCCGAAATAGCTGCCATGGTGCTCAAGGTGGCGGCAAACCCGCTGGAACCCAATAGAAGTGAAACAAGGTAAAGCCCTTGATGGACTACGGGATCGCCGAGGAAAAGACGAAAACAGGCCCAGGCTAGCAGGGCTAAAACCCACATGAGGATCATGTTGTAAAGTGTTTTTCCCAGAATAAGTGATCTTGGATCAACTAGTTGGTAATAAAGCCAATAGCGGCCCGAGGTCTCCCTGATGAAACTACCGGTGGCAGCGTTAACGGAGGCAAGGAGCAATACGATCCATAGAACGACGTTCCACGCCCGCTCGGAAATAGAGCCTTGAAAGGCTAGGTAGGTCACGAATACAGTGCTAAGGACGTATATTAGAAGTCCGAACACGGCATAGCGCTGCTTCCATTCGAGCTGAAATTCGTGAGCTAATATGATCCACATCCCTTTCATGTGACACCAAAGATACGATAGTGATGAACTTATAAGGCGTCACTCAGTTTATTGGTCATAAATTGCTATACAGGATGAAAAAAATACTGCTCTCAACACTGATTGTATTTTTGGGATTATTCGCTTCTGTTGCACAGGAATCTTTCTACGATTTCGTCGTGAAGGACATTGATGGCAACGAGTATGAGCTAAGTCAGCTGAAAGGTAAAAAAGTGCTCGTGGTTAATGTCGCTTCGAAGTGCGGTTTTACTCCTCAATATGAAGAACTTCAGGAGTTATACGAACAATTCGGTGGTAAGGACTTTGTGATCATTGCTTTCCCGGCCAATGATTTCATGAGCCAGGAGCCGGGTTCGAATGCCGAAATTAAAGCCTTCTGCACCGAAAACTACGAGGTTACCTTCCCAATGATGTCTAAAATATCGGTCAAAGGAAAGGAACAGGCGTCATTGTATGCGTGGCTGACTCAAAAGGAGCAGAATGGTCAAATGGATGCCAAGGTGAAATGGAATTTTCAAAAATTCGCCATCGACGGTTCGGGGAACCTCGTTCAAGTTTATGCACCGTCGATTAGTCCAATGAGCGATGAGATCGTCGCCTGGATCAAGGAATAAGATCTTGTTTGTCTATTTTAGCCAAAATTCCAAAGCATGAAACTGGATATTCTGGCTTTCGCAGCTCACCCGGATGATGTAGAGCTCGGGGCTTCTGGCACCCTAATAAAGCATATTGACAACGGCTTAAAGGTCGGAATCGTAGATCTAACACGTGGTGAACTCGGTACCCGAGGTACTGCGGACTTACGCGATGAGGAAGCAAAGCGATCTTCGGAGATCATGGGATTGGCCGTACGAGAAAACTTGGGCTTTAGGGACGGGTTCTTTCAAAACGATGAAGAGCATCAGTTGCGCATTGTAGAAATGATCAGGAAATACAGACCTCGAATCGTGTTGGCCAATGCGGTAAGTGACCGTCATCCCGATCACGGAAAAGGAGCTGATGTTGTTCGTACTGCCGGTTTTCTATCTGGACTTCCGAAGGTGAAAACCGAATTTCAAGGAAAGGAACAAGCTGCGCACAGACCTGAGTTGGCATTGCATTACATTCAGTTCAACTCGCTTACACCGGACATAATTATTCCGTTTGGAGAAGAAGTCATGGAGCGAAAAATGAAGGTAGTGGAGGCTTTTTCGTCACAGTTTTACGATCCCAACAGTGATGAACCCGAAACCGTTATTTCGAGCAAGAATTTTCTAGATAGCGTACGCTACCGCGCAGCGGATATGGGGCGAATGGTTGGAGCTCCATTTGGCGAAGGCTTTACAAGTGAACATTTGCTCAAAGTAGAAGCCCTCGACCATTTGGTTTAAATTCGTAGTAAGTCAAAACAACAAGACAAAAAAAGCCGCCCATTTCGGGCGGCTTTTTTACTATATCTGAGATCAGATTACTGAACGATCAAACGCAATGTTGATGTTCCGTTCTCTGAAGATACTTCAACGAAGTACAATCCATTAGCCAAGTTAGACACGTTCAAGCTAACCACATTTCCACCTGTTACGGCGTTGTGAGAGCTAGTCATCACGGTTTGTCCAACGGTGTTAACCACGTTTACTGTTACGTCAGTTGCAGCTTTCATTTCGAAAGCGACACGAACGTTGTCAGAAGCTGGGTTAGGGAATACACGCATTTCAGTGATATCGCTTTCTTCGATTCCGATTCCGCTGAATGAGTAAGATCCATCCAGGTAGTGGTACTGAGTCTCACTTAAGATATCGTTGTTTACCAAAGAAGCGTAAACGATAGCTACAGTGGCTGAATCTCCATTCTTGAACATCAAGTCACCAACAGTACCCCAAGTGCACCCAGCATCAGCCAATGTTCCAGTTGATACGTTTACTTCTGTCAACCAAGTTTGTTCTTGTACGCGATACCCTTTGACCCATGCGTCAGGCAAAGTGTTGCCTACACTACCTAACAAGGTGTCGGTGTCGAACCAAGTGACGGTGATGAAGTCTCCATCAGAAGATGCAGATACTTGCGGACGGCTATCTTCAGTCAAGTCATCCCCAAAATCTCCACGGAAAGTTTGTGGCTTAGCCATCAATGAAGCCGCCATGTTTGTTCCGTCACCATGAACGTCGAATACACCCCAAACTCCAGGGGCTGTTCCGATACTCCAAGGATCTCCTGCTGGCCCAATAGCTACTGCGAAGTGCATATCGCCATTGCTATCAACGGCAATATCTCCCTCACCGGCACAAGTGTAATCACGTCCGTCGTCGAGAAGATCTTCATCGACTAACCCGGATACAGAGATGTCCATTGGTGCACCCCATGTTGTACCTCCGTCAGTTGTTTTTAGCGCGATCAAGTGATAAGCCCCGACAGGTGCAATGGAGGCATCCCCACCATGACCGATCGCCACAATATATCCAGTTTGACCATCAGGACCAAATCCGATATAGGCATCAACAATAGCTCTGCCTCCTCCTGTATCGTTGTACACAGGAACGTACAATTCTTCTTGATTAAAAACCTGAGAACCAGAAGAATAATCAGCGCGTCGGTAGATGATAGTATCAGTATAATCCAAGGAACTGTCTTGGTAGACCACCTCCACCTCGATATCAACGTGGTGACCTACCATTCCAGAAGCCCACATACCTGCAGAGATGAAGTTATAATCTCCAGCTGCGCTGTCTGATTCTAATACAGTATTTGACGAGTCAGCCAAACCAAAAGTACAGTCACCAACCAATTGACCTCCCCAATTAGGACCATTAGATCCGGTAAGAATCGGGGCCGTGTAAAGGTACTTTGCATTAGCAGGGTTTGTGTTGGTCGGATCATTCAAGATTTGACCGGCGGGATAACGAGCACCACCAACACTTTGGTCGTAAACTGGTCCTACGTTGTTAGTGAAAGTAGCACCACCATCCAAACTGTGGTCGTAACGAAGTGATCCACTACCGGCATCTCCGTTAGTTGGTCCGTTGGAACGGTGAAGGAATGCAATGGCATTCAATTCAGGGCGTACAGAAACGGCAGATCGGGCACCGAAGGCCACACTATATACGTTTGCTGATTGACCCATATCCACGACTGCAGAGCGCGAACCTTGGAGATACGGAGCTTGGTAAGTTCCGCCTACTTCATTTTTCATGAGTTCCGCCTTTGCACGAACGTTAAGTACAGAGTGTTCCCGAACCGTCACATTGCTTTGTCCAAAAGCAAGTGAACCCGCCGTCACAAAAGCAAAGAGTAACGATTTTTTCATAATCCTCTTTTAGTTTGGGTTAATAATAGTGTTTCAAATATAACAGAATGTTGATGTTCCAACAATAAATTACTTAGCAAAGTTCAGTAACGTCGTAAATCAACGGTCAATTTCCTTGTATCCATTGTCGAAGCCAACGCCCATCGGCCCGAGAAGGCCACAGGTCTGCCCAAGGTATACGACTCTCCCTCAAAAACAGTTGGCTTTGGTAAATAGTAGACAGGCTGTAGGTGATCGATGTCGACAGCGCCGCACCGTATAATCCCATTTTCACGATCAGCAAAGGTGCCGTAAGGCCGGTGAGTATTAGGCCAAGTCCAGAAACTCTAGCATTCAGTTCGTAGTGCCCTCGTCCGGCCAAATGGGCACTCATGGTATTGTTCAGGGCCATGAAGAATATACCCGGGGCCAGAATACCTAATAGGGGCCTAATCTGTTCAAAGTTATCCCCAGAGCCAAAAACAAAGGCCCATATACTCCCCGATATCAGGACCAAAACACCTATGATTACCAAGGCAGAATAAAAAGCGATTTTCCACATTTGTGTGCTAAGATGCCTGATCTCGATCGGATTTTGCGTATTACTGATCCTAGAATATTGGATCATAGCCAAAGATTTGCTCACTACCCAGGACGCCTCTGCCAGATTAATAGCCGTGGCGTAATAGCCCAGCGAGGCATAATTATTCTCTGGAAGAAGCTTTTGCAGTAAGTAATAAGATAGCCGGTAGTTCAACAGCTGACTAATATTGGCTAGCTGGATCCAAAACCCGTGGCGGGTCATTTCTCGGACCGTGATGCGCCAAGTACCCTTGAGTTCTGCGGATGGGGTGGTGCCAAGCTCTTTGTAAATGGTTAAAAACCCCGCCACAATAGTGAATAAGTATGCAATATAAATGGCTCCGATATAAGCGCTGATATCGTGGATATCGAATGCCCGGAAGAATATCCAAAAGCTAAATAACAGGACTAAACTCTGCCCGAAACTGATCCAGTTGTGACTTTTAATATTCTCTCGCCCGAGAATAATTTGTAGGTGGATCTTTCCAATGGCGTCGATGGCGCCAATGAACATCAAGTGGTACAGGTATTGCTCGTCTTGCAAGCCTACAGCGAACAAGATCATTGGCACGATCACAGAAACTACCAATGCCCACAAATAGGAAGGAACGAGCAGTCGCTCAACCCCAAACCGGGGTAGCAAGTAAACGAGTGCCGGCCCACCGATAAAACTGCTGATCAGTTGAACCAGGGTTACGTTCAACAGGAATAGGCTGATGTATCCTTTTCCTTCGGCCCCTAAAAACTGGGTTGTGCTAACCAGAATTGCAAAGCTGATCAGTATGACCCCGAATTTACTGAAGGTAGTGGTGACTATGGTACGGATCATTGCGCTAATCTACAAATAAACCGAGCTGTCGGTACATCGCGTGAATTCGGTCGACGAATCCGTCCGCCGATAACTCTTCACGATCTTTGGGCAACATAAGCTGGAGATCCAATTCATCGTATCGATCCCAAAGTTGCCCGATCTTCTCTGCATAATCCTTGTAGTTATCCACTATCATTCCGTTTTGACCTTCACGCAGATATTTTTGGATAACGCCAACCGGAGAGCTCAATACCGGAACCCCCGCATTCAAGGCTTCAAGAGCCGCTAATCCAAAGGTTTCGTATCGACTGTTGGCCAAAAAGATGTGGAACCGAGGCAGTTTGCCTTGAATTTCAGCCTGACTCAGCCGCCCTTTGAAAACGACATTCCGAGATAGATCACTTCCAAATTGATCTTTTGCTAAAAGTTCAAGCACTTCTCTATCGACTCCATCTCCAATTATGTGATATTCCCACGGCCCGGGGAGCTTCTTCAAAGCCTTGATTATTTTATGAAAGCGCTTGATATCATTCACGAGATCACCGATCGATACTAGCATCAAGTGGTCCGATTTGGGTTTCCTCTCGACACTTTCCGGCACGTCAAGAATATTGGGTACAACGACATACCGACCCTCCAAACCGTTGTCGATCATCGCATTTTTCAGACCACGACTTACCGGGCAAACGCGAAACGCATTGCGAACCAATCGTTTTCGACTGGCATGCCATAAGCCGTCCTTCTGATAATTCTTGAAATAGAGCGAGGCATGCTCGTGAATGATAAAGGGTTTCTGAATCTTTTTCAACCACAATTCCCAAATCGGAAAATCCCGATCGAGAACGTTTAAATGAACCACGTCGGGCTTTTCTACGCTAGTTAGTGCCTTCTTCAATGCCATTGCTTTACCCAGTGCTCTCCTGTTGCGTGGATAGCGCACTCGTACCTCCAAAAGCTGTTCTCCGTAATCTCTATCTTCCGTTGCAACCATCCTAGTAGCGGATTCCGACGGACCAACCCAGATTACCGTAACTCTGTGGTGTTTTGCTAAGCCTACGGCTTGATGCTTGATAAAGACGCCATTTTGGACGTCTTCTGGGTGGGGGTACCACTGGGTCAAAAAAACTATATGAAGGTTTTGCGACACTTACTTCAGTGATTTGATCCGAAGTCTAAGGCTATTCCCAATGACAATCACATCAGAAAAAGCCATGGATAATGCCGCTACCATAGGACTCAGGAGTCCGGCCGCAGCGACCGGAATGGCCAGAACATTGTAAAAGAAGGCCCAAAAGAGATTTTGTTGAATGGTTCTCAATGTTTGTTTACTCAATTGAATAGCCGATTTAACTAGGTTCAAGTCTGAATCACTTAACAACACCACTTCAGCGCTGTGAATGGCCACATCCGAGGCCTTTCCAAGCGATATTCCAACATGAGCCTGGGTTAGGGCTGGGGCATCATTGATCCCATCGCCGACCATTACGACCCTTTCTTTCTTCGACCACATTCTGATGTGCTTGATCTTTTCGGCAGGATTCTGTCTAGAATAAAATTCATCTATTCCAACTCGCTCGGCCAATCGGCGGCATTTACGTTCATTATCCCCACTGAGTATAATGGTTCTGATCTGCTGGTCGTTCAACCACCTGATCAGCTCTGGCACACCTGCTTTCCAATCATCCTCGATGTCAATGACTCCAATGACCTCATCATTTCGCTTTACGCAAAGATCGCTGTCATCAGATCCTATGCCAACAAAAAAGGTTTGCCCGTGGTCATCCTGCCCTTCAATCCCTTTGCCTTTTAGCTCATTCACCTTCTCAAAAGAGTAGGGGATTACATCTTCTGACCAAGCTTTGACCAGACTCTCGGCTATCGGGTGCTTGCTGTGCCGCTCTAAGCCCAACACGATGCTCTGAAGATCGCGTTCGCCCATTCCGTAGGCCTCGATTCTTTTAACGCGAAAAGAGCCTGTAGTCAGCGTGCCTGTTTTGTCGAAGACTACAGTTTCCACCTTCGCCAATTCCTCCAATGTGGATCCACCCTTGATCAATATTCCCTTCTTAGCGGCTCTTCCAATGCCCACCATGACGGCTGTGGGA
Protein-coding sequences here:
- the bshB1 gene encoding bacillithiol biosynthesis deacetylase BshB1, with amino-acid sequence MKLDILAFAAHPDDVELGASGTLIKHIDNGLKVGIVDLTRGELGTRGTADLRDEEAKRSSEIMGLAVRENLGFRDGFFQNDEEHQLRIVEMIRKYRPRIVLANAVSDRHPDHGKGADVVRTAGFLSGLPKVKTEFQGKEQAAHRPELALHYIQFNSLTPDIIIPFGEEVMERKMKVVEAFSSQFYDPNSDEPETVISSKNFLDSVRYRAADMGRMVGAPFGEGFTSEHLLKVEALDHLV
- a CDS encoding T9SS type A sorting domain-containing protein; translation: MKKSLLFAFVTAGSLAFGQSNVTVREHSVLNVRAKAELMKNEVGGTYQAPYLQGSRSAVVDMGQSANVYSVAFGARSAVSVRPELNAIAFLHRSNGPTNGDAGSGSLRYDHSLDGGATFTNNVGPVYDQSVGGARYPAGQILNDPTNTNPANAKYLYTAPILTGSNGPNWGGQLVGDCTFGLADSSNTVLESDSAAGDYNFISAGMWASGMVGHHVDIEVEVVYQDSSLDYTDTIIYRRADYSSGSQVFNQEELYVPVYNDTGGGRAIVDAYIGFGPDGQTGYIVAIGHGGDASIAPVGAYHLIALKTTDGGTTWGAPMDISVSGLVDEDLLDDGRDYTCAGEGDIAVDSNGDMHFAVAIGPAGDPWSIGTAPGVWGVFDVHGDGTNMAASLMAKPQTFRGDFGDDLTEDSRPQVSASSDGDFITVTWFDTDTLLGSVGNTLPDAWVKGYRVQEQTWLTEVNVSTGTLADAGCTWGTVGDLMFKNGDSATVAIVYASLVNNDILSETQYHYLDGSYSFSGIGIEESDITEMRVFPNPASDNVRVAFEMKAATDVTVNVVNTVGQTVMTSSHNAVTGGNVVSLNVSNLANGLYFVEVSSENGTSTLRLIVQ
- a CDS encoding polysaccharide biosynthesis C-terminal domain-containing protein, whose protein sequence is MIRTIVTTTFSKFGVILISFAILVSTTQFLGAEGKGYISLFLLNVTLVQLISSFIGGPALVYLLPRFGVERLLVPSYLWALVVSVIVPMILFAVGLQDEQYLYHLMFIGAIDAIGKIHLQIILGRENIKSHNWISFGQSLVLLFSFWIFFRAFDIHDISAYIGAIYIAYLFTIVAGFLTIYKELGTTPSAELKGTWRITVREMTRHGFWIQLANISQLLNYRLSYYLLQKLLPENNYASLGYYATAINLAEASWVVSKSLAMIQYSRISNTQNPIEIRHLSTQMWKIAFYSALVIIGVLVLISGSIWAFVFGSGDNFEQIRPLLGILAPGIFFMALNNTMSAHLAGRGHYELNARVSGLGLILTGLTAPLLIVKMGLYGAALSTSITYSLSTIYQSQLFLRESRIPWADLWPSRADGRWLRQWIQGN
- a CDS encoding glycosyltransferase; its protein translation is MTQWYPHPEDVQNGVFIKHQAVGLAKHHRVTVIWVGPSESATRMVATEDRDYGEQLLEVRVRYPRNRRALGKAMALKKALTSVEKPDVVHLNVLDRDFPIWELWLKKIQKPFIIHEHASLYFKNYQKDGLWHASRKRLVRNAFRVCPVSRGLKNAMIDNGLEGRYVVVPNILDVPESVERKPKSDHLMLVSIGDLVNDIKRFHKIIKALKKLPGPWEYHIIGDGVDREVLELLAKDQFGSDLSRNVVFKGRLSQAEIQGKLPRFHIFLANSRYETFGLAALEALNAGVPVLSSPVGVIQKYLREGQNGMIVDNYKDYAEKIGQLWDRYDELDLQLMLPKDREELSADGFVDRIHAMYRQLGLFVD